Proteins encoded in a region of the Marmota flaviventris isolate mMarFla1 chromosome 3, mMarFla1.hap1, whole genome shotgun sequence genome:
- the Sgsm3 gene encoding small G protein signaling modulator 3, with protein MSGSHIPSASGPFSALTPSIWPQEILAKYTQKEESAEQPEFCYDEFGFRVDKEGAEPGSSPLIGASLVEDPPQRLRWQAHLEFTHNHDVGDLTWDKIAVSLPRSEKLRSLVLAGIPHGMRPQLWMRLSGALQKKRNSELSYREIVKNSSNDETVAAKQIEKDLLRTMPSNACFANVNSIGVPRLRRVLRALAWLYPEIGYCQGTGMVAACLLLFLEEEDAFWMMCAIIEDLLPASYFSTTLLGVQTDQRVLRHLIVQYLPRLDKLLQEHDIELSLITLHWFLTAFASVVHIKLLLRIWDLFFYEGSLVLFQTTLGMLRLKEEELIQSENSASIFNTLSDIPSQIGDAELLLGEAMRLAGSLTDVAVETQRRKHLAYLIADQGQLLGTGTAANLSQVVRRRTQRRKSAITSLLFGEDDLEALKAKNIKQTELVADLREAILRVARHFQCIDPKNCSVELTPDYSMESHQRDHENYVACSRSHRRRAKALLDFERHDDDELGFRRNDIITIVSQKDEHCWVGELNGLRGWFPAKFVEVLDERSKEYSIAGDDSVTEGVTDLVRGTLCPALKALFEHGLKRPSLLGGACHPWLFIEEAAGREVERDFDSVYSRLVLCKTYRLDEDGKVLTPEELLYRAVQSVNVTHDAAHAQMDVKLRSLICVGLNEQVLHLWLEVLCSSLPTVEKWYQPWSFLRSPGWVQIKCELRVLCCFAFSLSQDWELPAKREEERQPLKEGVQDMLVKHHLFSWDIDG; from the exons ATGTCAG GAAGCCACATACCTTCTGCTAGTGGCCCTTTCTCAGCCTTGACTCCAAGCATATGGCCCCAGGAGATCCTGGCCAAGTATACTCAG AAGGAAGAGTCAGCAGAGCAGCCAGAGTTCTGCTACGATGAGTTTGGTTTTCGGGTGGACAAAGAAG GTGCTGAACCTGGATCCAGCCCCCTGATTGGGGCTTCTCTGGTGGAAGACCCCCCGCAGAGGCTTCGGTGGCAGGCCCACCTGGAGTTCACCCACAATCATGACGTGGGGGACCTCACCTGGGACAAGATTGCAGTCTCCTTGCCCCGCTCTGAGAAGCTCCGCTCCCTGGTGCTGGCTGGCATTCCACATGGCATGAGACCCCAG CTGTGGATGCGGCTCTCTGGGGCCTTGCAGAAGAAGAGGAACTCCGAGTTGTCCTACCGTGAGATCGTGAAGAACAGCTCTAATGATGAGACTGTTGCTGCCAAACAG ATCGAGAAAGATTTGTTGCgcaccatgcccagcaatgcCTGCTTTGCCAACGTGAACAGCATCGGGGTGCCCCGTCTGCGCAGAGTCCTGCGAGCACTGGCCTGGCTCTACCCAGAGATTGGCTACTGCCAGGGCACAGGCATG GTGGCTGCCTGCCTCCTGCtgttcctggaggaggaggatgcGTTCTGGATGATGTGTGCCATCATTGAGGACCTGCTCCCTGCCTCCTACTTCAGCACCACCTTGTTGGGTGTTCAGACTGACCAGCGAGTCCTGCGCCATCTCATTGTCCAGTACCTGCCTCGTTTGGACAAGCTGCTCCAGGAACACGACATTG AGCTGTCCCTGATCACGCTGCATTGGTTCCTCACGGCCTTTGCCAGCGTGGTGCACATCAAGCTGCTGCTGCGCATCTGGGACCTGTTTTTCTACGAGGGCTCCCTGGTGCTGTTCCAGACCACGCTGGGCATGCTGCGCCTCAAG GAGGAAGAACTGATCCAGTCCGAGaactctgcctccatcttcaacACACTGTCAGACATCCCATCACAGATTGGAGATGCAGAGCTGCTCCTGGGGGAGGCCATGCGACTGGCCGGCTCCCTCACTGATGTGGCTGTGGAGACCCAACGCCGCAAGCATTTGGCCTACCTCATTGCAGACCAGGGCCAGCTCCTGGGAACTGGCACTGCTGCCAACCTCTCTCAG GTTGTTCGGCGTAGGACCCAGCGGAGGAAGTCGGCCATCACCTCCCTGCTCTTTG GGGAGGATGACCTGGAGGCCCTCAAGGCCAAAAACATCAAGCAGACAGAACTGGTGGCTGACCTCCGAGAGGCCATCCTGCGCGTGGCACGCCATTTCCAGTGCATAGACCCCAAAAACTGCAGTGTG GAGCTGACCCCAGACTACAGCATGGAGAGCCACCAGCGGGACCATGAGAACTATGTGGCATGTTCACGCAGTCACCGGCGTCGAGCAAAGGCCCTGCTAGACTTTGAACGACACGATGATGATGAGCTGGGCTTCCGCAGGAATGACATCATCACG ATCGTGTCTCAGAAGGACGAGCACTGCTGGGTGGGAGAGCTCAACGGCCTGAGAG GCTGGTTCCCAGCCAAGTTTGTGGAAGTCCTAGACGAACGGAGCAAAGAG TACTCCATTGCGGGGGATGATTCAGTGACGGAGGGGGTCACAGACCTTGTGCGAGGGACCCTGTGCCCAGCCCTCAAGGCCTTGTTTGAACATGGACTGAAGAGGCCATCCTTGCTCGGGGGTGCTTGCCACCCCTGGCTATTCATTGAGGAG GCAGCAGGCCGGGAGGTGGAGAGAGACTTTGATTCGGTGTATTCCCGCCTGGTACTCTGTAAGACTTACAG ATTGGACGAGGATGGCAAAGTCCTGACCCCAGAGGAGCTGCTCTACCGG GCTGTGCAGTCTGTGAACGTGACCCACGATGCGGCACACGCACAAATGGATGTCAAGCTCCGCTCACTGATCTGCGTGGGGCTCAA TGAGCAGGTGCTGCACCTGTGGCTGGAGGTGCTCTGCTCCAGCCTACCCACTGTGGAGAAGTGGTATCAGCCCTGGTCCTTCCTGCGCAGCCCTGGCTGGGTCCAGATCAAGTGCGAGCTCCG GGTCCTCTGCTGTTTTGCCTTCAGCCTGTCCCAGGACTGGGAGCTCCCTGCAAAGAGAGAG GAAGAGAGGCAGCCACTCAAGGAGGGTGTTCAGGACATGCTGGTGAAGCACCACCTTTTCAGCTGGGACATAGATGGGTGA